Within Micromonospora narathiwatensis, the genomic segment ACGGGGACGACCGCGCGCACCGACTCGCCGAGGGTGCCCACGTTGGTGGTGACGAACGGCTCGCCGGCCAGGGCGGGGCCGATGTCGCCGATGAACGGCTGCCCGATCAGGTCCGGGTCGGGGTGGGAGTAGCGGGTCCGGTCCGGGGCCATCACCACCACGAAGTCCGTTCCGGTGTCCCCGCGGGTGGCCTCGGCGTACGGCTGGATGGTGGCCGCCGGGTCGGCCGTGGTGAGGGCCGCGTGGACGTCGGGGGAGCGGGCGACGGTCTGCGCCACGGCCAGCACCTCGTCCTCGGCGGACTGCCGGGAGTCACTGCGGGCCAGCCAGACGGCGCCCGCGAGGCCGGCGAGCACCAGCAGCGTCACCACGACCGCCTGGAGGGCGAACAGCTGCCCCGCGATGCTCCACTGCCGTCGTCGGGCCACGTCCCCTCCTTCCGCCGTTCGTCGTCGGCAAGTGTGGCGCACCGGTCAGCCACCGGTTTCAGCCGCGAGTCACAGGGGTGAACAGAATGAACGCAAGCATGGCGAGTGCTGAGACCTGACTCACATTGTGGGCATGGACACCACCACAACCACCCCCGCCACCGACCGGCCCGCCCGCCGGGACCGGACCCGGTACCTCTACCTGGCGGTCATCGTGGCCGTCGTCGCCGGCATCGTGGTCGGCCTCGTCGCCCCGGAGGCCGGCAAGGAGCTGAAGCCCCTCGGCACCGGCTTCGTCAACCTGATCAAGATGATGATCAGCCCGGTCATCTTCTGCACGATCGTCCTCGGGGTCGGATCCGTCCGCCAGGCCGCCAAGGTCGGCAAGGTCGGCGGCCTCGCCCTCGGCTACTTCCTGCTCATGTCGACGGTCGCGCTGGCGATCGGCCTGGTGGTCGGCAACCTCATCCATCCCGGCTCCGGCCTGGACCTCGGCCCGGAGGTGGCGGGCGCGGGCAAGGCTGCCGCCGGTGGCGAGAGCGGCGGTACGGTCGACTTCCTGCTCGGCGTCATCCCGACCTCGCTCATCTCCGCGCTGACCGAGGGGGAGGTGCTCCAGACGCTGCTGGTGGCCCTGCTCGTCGGCTTCGCCGTGCAGGCGCTCGGCACCCGGGGCGAGCCGGTGCTGCGGGCGGTGGGCGTGCTCCAGCGCCTCGTCTTCAAGGTGCTCGCGATGATCATGTGGGTGGCCCCGGTCGGCGCCTTCGGCGCGATGGCGGCCGTGGTGGGCGCGACCGGCGTGGACGCGCTGACCAGCCTGGCCCAGATCATGCTCGGCTTCTACGCCACCTGCCTGATCTTCGTGATCGTGGTGCTCGGCCTGCTGTTGCGCCTCGTCGCGCGGGTGTCGATCTTTTCGCTGCTGCGCTACCTGGGCCGGGAGTTCCTGCTGATCCTGTCGACCTCGTCGTCGGAGTCGGCGCTGCCCCGGCTGATCGCCAAGATGGAGCACGTCGGCGTCAGCAAGCCGGTGGTCGGCATCACGGTGCCGACCGGGTACTCCTTCAACCTCGACGGCACGGCGATCTACCTGACCATGGCCTCGCTGTTCGTCGCCGACGCGCTGGGCAAGCCGCTCTCCGTCGGCGAGCAGGTCTCGCTGCTGGTCTTCATGGTCATCGCCTCGAAGGGCGCGGCCGGCGTCACCGGGGCGGGCCTGGCCACCCTGGCCGGCGGGCTCCAGTCGCACCGCCCCGACCTGGTTGACGGGGTCGGCCTGATCGTCGGCATCGACCGGTTCATGTCCGAGGCCCGGGCGCTGACCAACTTCGCCGGCAACGCCGTCGCCACCGTGCTGGTCGGCACCTGGACCGGCGAGTTCGACCGCGACCAGGCCCGGGCCGTACTCGCCGGCCAGCGCCCGTTCGACGAGGCCACCATGCTCGACGAGGACGAGCCGGCCGAGGGGCGGACGGAGCCGCCGGCACCGCGTCCCGCCGCGCTGGCCGACGTGCCGGCCTGACCGGCGCGGACCCGACGACCCGGCCCGCACCCGCCGCCGCCCGCCACCGCCCCGGTGGCGGGCGGCCGTACGGTCGGCGGGCGGCGTTCGGGTCCACCGCTACGGAATTGGCGCTGACCGGCACCGCTCCGGCGGGGCTAGCGTCGTGCGCATGGAGCTGGAACAGGCGCGGAAGCTGTGGCAGCCGGAGCCCGGCTGGCTGAACACCGCCAGTTACGGGCTGCCGCCCGAGCCGGCCTGGGTGGCGTTGCAGGACGCCCTGGCGGACTGGCGGGTGGGACGGATCTCCTGGGAGGTCTGGGGCGAGGCCGCCGGGCAGGCCCGTGCCGGGTTCGCCCGGCTGGTCGGGGTGGCCCCGGCGGACGTGGCGATCGGCAGCACCGCGTCGCAACTGCTCGCCCCGGTCGCCGCCGCGCTGCCGCCGGGGGCCACCGTGGTCGTACCGGAGGTGGAGTTCACCTCGAACCTGTTCCCCTGGCTGGTGCAGCGGGAGCGGGGCGTCCGGGTCCGCACGGTGCCGCCGGGCGGCCTGGTCGACGCGATCGACACCGACACCGACCTGGTCGCGTTCAGCCTGGTGCAGTCCTCCGACGGCACGGTCGCCCCGTACGACGAGATCGTCGCGGCGGCCCGCGCGCACGGCGCCCTCGTCGCGGTGGACGCCACCCAGGCGTGCGGCTGGCTGCCCTTCGACGCGGGCCGGGCGGACGCGGTGGTGGTGTCGGCGTACAAGTGGCTGATGGCGCCGCGCGGCGTGGCCTTCGCCTACCTGGCCCCGGCGCTGCGCGACCGGCTGCGTCCCGACGCCGCCGGCTGGTACGCGGGCCAGGACCCGCACGGCTCCTACTACGGCCCGCCGCTGCGGCTGGCCGACGACGCCCGGCGTTTCGACATCTCCCCGGCCTGGTTCAACTACGTGGGGGCGGCGCCCGCCCTGGAACTGCTCGCCGAGATCGGCCTGCCCGCCGTGCACGCGTACGACGTGGCGCTGGCCAACCGGTTCCTGGCCGGGCTCGGCCGACCGCCCGGCGACAGCGCGATCGTGACGGTGGAGGTGCCCGGCGCGGCGGAGCGGCTGGCCCGGGCCGGGGTGCGCGCGGCGGTACGCGCCGGCCGGGTCCGGGCCTCGTTCCACCTCTACACCACGGAGGAGGACGTCGACCAGGCGCTGGATGCGCTGACGAGCTGAGGGCCGGTCCTACCGCGACCCGCTCGCCGCGCACCCGAACATCGTGGCGTAACCGTCCAGCAGGCGGCGCAGGCCGAACTCGAAGACGCCGTCCAGGTCCAGGCCGACCGCCTCGTGCAGCGTCGCCAGGGTCGGTGGCGATGCTCCGCACGTACGCAACATCGTCACCGCGGCCCGCCAGCGCGACTGGATGTCCGGACCGAGGCCGACGGTGGCATCCCACATGTCGACGCTCGCTGATGCCCTTCGAGGCCGGCGAACGGGGTCGGGCAGGTTGTGTCCTATAGGGGCGGAACCCGTCCGACCCGGGCCGAATGTGTGGAGGATAGACATGGATCGAATCTGTTGATTCGCCGTAGGTTTCCTGCACGCGACGGCCATGTGACCCCCGTCACCGAGCCGGCCGTCGGGTGCAGGACCTATGGAGGGCGTGACGATGGCCGGGCAAGCGCTCCTGTCGGCCCGCGGGCTGACCCGGGACTTCCGGGGCTTCCGGGCGGTCGACGGGGTCGACCTCGACGTGGCGCCGGAGACCGTGCACGCCCTCGTCGGGCCCAACGGGGCCGGCAAGACCACCCTGTTCAACCTGCTCACCGGCTTCCTGCCGGCGACCTCCGGGCGGATCGAGCTGGCCGGCCGGGACATCACCGGGCTGCCCCCGGAGCGGGTCGCCCGGCTCGGCGTGGCCCGCTCCTTCCAGATCACCAGCCTCTTCCCGCAGCTCTCCGCCCGGGAGCACGTGGCGCTGGCCCTCCAGTCGCCCAGCGGGCTGGGCTGGCGGTTCTGGCGCTCGGCCAAGCTGATGGGCCGCTACCGGGACCGGGCCGACGAACTGCTGGGCATGGTCGGCCTCGCCGAGCTGGCCGAGGCCCCGGCCGAGGCCCTCGCGTACGGCCGCAAGCGGGCCCTGGAACTGGCCATCGCCCTCGCCCTCGACCCGAAGGTGCTGCTGCTCGACGAGCCCACCGCCGGCATGGGACTGGAGGACGTCGACGGCACCGTGGACCTGATCGGGCGGGTGCGGGCCGGTCGCACCGTCGTCATGGTCGAGCACAACATGAGCGTCGTCGGCCGGCTCGCCGACACCGTCACCGTCCTACAAACCGGCAAGGTCCTGGTCGAGGGGCCCTACGAGCAGGTCCGCGCCGACGAACGGGTGATCACCGCCTACCTGGGAGCCGCCGATGCTGCGCATTGAGAACCTCTCCGCCTGGTACGGCGAGGCGCAGGTGCTGCGGGAGGTGAGCCTGGAGGTGGCCGCCGGGGAGGTGGTCACCCTGGTCGGCCGCAACGGCGCCGGCAAGTCCACCCTGCTGCGCTGCGTGATGGGCCTGCATCCCGGCCAGCGCGGCACGGTCACCCTGGACGGCGTCGACCTCACCCGGCTGCCGGCGTACCGGCGGGCGCGGCTCGGGCTCGGCTGGGTCCCCGACGACCGCGGCGCGTACGCCACCCTCAGCGTCACCGAGAACCTCACCCTGCCGCCCCGGGTCGGCCCCGACCCGTGGCCGCTGGAGCGGGTGTACGAGGCGTTCCCCGCCCTGTACGCCCGGCGGGACTCCGCGGCCACCATGCTCTCCGGCGGCGAGCAGCAGATGCTCGCCCTGGCCCGGGTGCTGCGCATGGGCGCCCGGCTGCTGCTCTGCGACGAGCCCACCGAAGGGCTGTCGCCGCTGCTCGTGCGGCAGGTCGGTGACCTGCTGCGGGAGGCCAAGCAGCACGGCGTGACCGTGCTGCTGGTCGAGCAGAACCTGCACTTCGCCACCGGCGTCGCCGACCGGCACTACCTGCTGGCCGAGGGACGGATCGCGGAGGCGATGGAGAACTCCGAGGTGCGCTCCCGGGAACGCGAGCTGCTGGCGTACCTCGGCATCTGAACCGACGGCTGACCCGCGCGCACCGCGCGGTACGGAAGGGATCGACATGCGCAGGAGTGTGGGTGTGGCCGCCGCCTCGGCGGCGGTGGCGGCGCTGGTCACCGGCTGCGGCGGCGGTGGACCGCAGTCCGGCGGCGACTCGAAGCTGACCGGCGACAAGATCGTGCTGGGCGTCCTCAACGACCAGTCCGGGGCCTACTCGGAGCTGTCCGGGAAGAACTCGGTCAAGGCCGTGGAGCTGGCCATCGCCGACTTCAAGGCGAAGTACGGCGACAAGGCGATCACCAAGAACATCTCGGTGGAGACCGCCGACCACCAGAACAAGCCGGACGTGGCCAACAGCAAGGCCCAGGAGATGTACGACCGCAAGGGCGTGGACATCATCCTCGACGTGCCGACCTCCTCGGCCGCGCTGAAGGTCGCCGACGTGGCCAAGGAGAAGAAGAAGCTCTACTTCAACATCGGCGCGGCCACCACCGACCTGACCGGCAAGAGCTGCAACAAGTACACCTTCCACTACGCGTACGACACGTACATGCTGGCCCACGGCACCGGCACGGTGACCACCGAGCAGATCGGCAAGAACTGGTACATCCTCTACCCGAACTACGCCTTCGGGCAGGACATGGAGAAGAACTTCTCCGCCGCCATCGCCGCGGCCGGCGGCACGGTCGTCGGCAAGGACGGCGCGCCGTTCCCGAACACCAGCGGCGACTACTCGTCGTTCCTGCTCAAGGCACCGACGCTGAACCCCAAGCCGCAGGTGCTCGGCACCATGCAGGCCGGCGCCGAGTTGGTCAACGTGGTCAAGCAGTACAACGAGTTCAAGCTGCGGGACAAGGGCGTCGGGCTGGCCGTGGGCCTGATGACCATCACCGACATCCACTCGCTCACCCCGGCCGCGCTCGCCGGCACCACCTACACCGACTCCTGGTACTGGAACTTCGACCAGCAGAACCGGGAGTGGGCCGACAAGTTCCAGAAGGAGACCGGCACCCGGCCGTCCTTCGCCCACGCGGCCAACTACTCCGCCGCCACGCAGTACCTGGAGGCGGTGCAGGCCGCCGGCACCGACGACGCGGACACCGTGGTCAAGAGCCTGGAGGGCAAGGAGGTCAACGACCTCTTCCTGCGCAACGGCAAGATCCGTGCCGAGGACCACCGGGTCATCCACGACGCGTACCTGGCCCAGGTGAAGCCGCAGGCCGAGGTGACCGAGCCGTGGGACTACGTCAAGGTCCTCAAGACCATCCCGGCCGCGGAGGCGTTCCGCGCCCCGTCGCCGGACTGCAAGCTGTGAACTTCTTCCTGCAGAACACGTTCAACGGGCTGGTGAGCGGGGCGTTCTACGCCCTGCTCGCCCTCGGGCTCGCGGTCATCTTCGGCATGCTCCGAGTGGTGAACTTCGCCCACGGCGCCTTCTACATGCTCGGCGCGTTCGGGGCGTACGTGCTGCTGTCCGAGGCGGGCGTGCCGTTCTGGGCGGCGCTGGTGATCATGCCGGTCGGGCTGGGACTGCTCGGCATGATCCTGGAGCGGGCGGTCATCCACCGGCTGACCCGGCTCGACCCGCTCTACAACTTCCTGCTCACCTTCGGCCTGACGCTGATCCTCCAGGACCTGGTCAAGTCCCGGTACGGCGTGCAGTCCAGCCCGTACGCCACGCCCGCCGAGCTGAGCGGGACGGTCGACTTCGGGCTCTTCACCTTCCCCACGTACCGGGTGTTCATCCTCGGCTTCACCGTGCTGCTCTGCGTAGCCGTGTGGTGGGTGCTGGGGCGTACCCGGGTCGGCATGGTGGTCCGGGCGGCCACCGAGCGGCCCGAGCTGACCCGGGCCTTCGGCATCGACGTGGGAAAGTGGGTCACCCCGGTCTTCGGGTTCGGCATCGCCCTCGCCGGGCTGGCCGGGGTGCTCGCCGCCCCGATGCGCGCGGTCAACCCGCTGATGGGCGCCGACCTGATCATCGTGGTCTTCGCGGTGGTGGTGATCGGCGGTCTCGGCTCGATCTTCGGCTCGGTCGCCGCCGGTTTCGGCATCGGCCTGATCCAGGCGTGGGGCGAGGCGTACCTGTCGGACTTCCCGATCGTGTCGCAGACGATCGTCTTCGTGGTGATGGCCGTGGTGCTGCTCTGGCGTCCGGCCGGCCTGTTCGGCCGTGAGGAGGCACCGGCATGAGCGAGCGGATCAGCCAGCTCAGTGCCACAGGTCATGACGACGCCGGGCGAAGCGAGGTGACGGCATGACCAACGTCGTCGACACGCCCGCCGAGGCGGCCCGCCCGGCGCCTCCGTCCGGGCTGCTCACCGTCGCCCGAGCTCCCGGCTGGGTCCGGTACGCGCTGCTCGCCGTCGGCCTGGTCGTGGCGCTCTGGCTGCCCAACGGGCTCTACCCGGCCGTGGCCGTGGACATCCTCTGCTGGGCGCTCTTCGCCGTCTCGGTGGACCTGCTGCTCGGCTTCACCGGGCTGATGTCCTTCGGGCACGCCGCCTTCTGGGGCACCTCGGCGTACGTCACCGGGCTGGTGGCGATCCACGCCGGCCTGCCGTTCCCGGCCGCCGTGCTGGCCGGGGCGCTCGCCGCGGCGTTGCTCGCGCTCCCGATCGGCTACCTCGCGGTCAAGCGCACCGGGATCTACTTCGCGATGGTCACCCTGGCCTTCGCCCAGATGGTCTACTACGTGGCCAACGAGTGGCGCTCGGTCACCCAGGGCGAGAACGGCCTCCAGGGCGTGCCGCGCTCCTTCTTCGGCGCCGACCTCTCCGACGACTACTACTTCTACTACGCGGTGCTGCCGATCGTGCTGCTCGGGCTCGCCGCCGCCTGGCGGATCGTCCACTCGCCGTTCGGCCGGGTGCTGGTCGGCATCCGCGACAATCCGGCCCGGGCCCGCGCCCTCGGTTACCCGGTGCACCGCTACAAGCTGACCGCGTTCGTCCTCTCCGGCTTCCTCGCCGGGCTCGGCGGCGGGCTCTTCGCCGTCGGCCACCGGTTCGTCTCCCTCGACGTGCTGCACTGGACCACCTCCGGCAAGGCGGTCATCGTGGTGGTGCTCGGCGGCATCGGCACCCTCTGGGGCGGCGTGCTCGGGGCAGCCCTGGTGGTACGCCTGGAGGACTGGCTGTCGTTCTCCGGGTTCGAGACGATCGGGCTGGTCACCGGGGGGATCTTCGTCCTGGTCGTACTGCTGTTCCGGCGGGGTATCTGGGGGACTGTCGCGGCCCTGGCGCTGCGTTTCCGTCGTCGGTGACGGAGACGCCGCTGGCCGGCACCCCCATGTTCGGGGGTACCGGCCAGCGGTGTTGTGTCAGCTGTTCCAGTTCTGGGCGACCAGGTCAGCGGCCTGCTGCTCCCACTGGGCGTAGGCGTCCGGGTACGCCGACACCTGCACCGTCTGCGCGGCCTTGGTCAACGGCATGTCCTGCCACCCGTCAACCTGCCTCAGACCCTTCAGGAACGCGGTCGTCGCGTACTCGGGGTCGGTGATCTGCTCCGGGCTACCCCAACCAGAGGACGGCCGCTGCTGGAACAGACCCAGCGAGTCGTGATCGTTCGCGTCACCGAGGTGACCCAGGTTCTCCAGCTTCGACTCCTGAAGCGACGTCGCGATCGAGATGACCGCGGCCCGCTCGGGCATGCCGGCCTTCTTCGTCGCCGCGATGATCGCCTTCGCGTTCGCGGTCTGCTCACCGTTCAGGTCGATCTTCGACTGGGCGCCCTGCACACCGTGCGGGACCAGCTTGCCCATGTCCACGGCCGGCTTGTCCACGGCCGGCTTGTCGGCCTGCACGGCGGCGACGGGGGTCATCGCGGTCGTGGGGGTCGTGTCGTGGTGGTGCAGCGGGCCGGCCGCCAGGCCACCGGCGAAAGCCAGACCAGCAACACCGAGAACGCTCTTACGCAGCATCGTGTTCATGACCAAAGCTCCATTCGGGGGTTTGGCGCACACGCCGATGGGGGTCGGCATCACGTGCGCAAGCACCGTCAGGCGCCCAAACAAGGGGAAAGTCTTCGACCGGCTGGCTCGCGGGGCGGGGGATCGCCTCTTCGCGGCGCCGGGACCATGTACAACGACCGACGACCCACCAACATTCCGGGCCCGGGCCACCCCGATCGCAGCGGGCGGCCATTCCCCGTGAGGCGGGGCCTTCCTCGGCCGTGCAGCCCGGTACAACGCCCGCCGACCGCCGACCATTCCCTCCGCGACGCCACCCCGCCGCCCCGGAACCGGACACCCGACGCATACGACCCGCGCCGGTCAGGCGAAGCCCACCAAGATCCACACAACATCCCCGCAATGGGCCCATCCCAGCGCTACGGAACCGCAACTACCCCGAAACTGGCCCCTCGGGTACACCGATGCCGCAACTTCCCCGACAGTGGAGCTTCAGGCACACGACGAGGCCGCAACTTCCCCGAAAATGCCCTCGGGGCGCGACGGGGCCACGACTTCCCCGAAGTTGGCCCCTCGCCAGCGACGCCTCACCCTGCGGTGGTCCCTCGCCCAGTGCGACTCGGTCACGTTCTCTCGCTGGCGGCCGTCGTGCGTTGTGCCGCCGAGTGCACGGCTGCGTGACCTGGGGCACAAACGATACGAACCGGTTCCGTATCGAATCTTGCTCGCCTACGCTCAACCATCGTTACGAGTCTGCCCCGTATCGTATTTCGACGCGGGTGAGCCGGGGGGAGAACCGGACATGGAGCCGCACCAGAACACCGGACACCCGAGGAGGTGGGCGATCCTGGGGGTGCTGGTGATCAGCCTCCTCGTGGTCGTCCTCGACAACACCATCCTCAACGTCGCCCTGCGTACCCTCGCCGACCCGGTGCACGGCCTCGGCGCCAGCCAGGGCGAGCTGGAGTGGGCGATCAACTCCTACACGCTGGTCTTCGCCGGTCTGCTCTTCACCTTCGGTGTCCTGGGCGACCGCCTCGGGCGCCGGCGTTTCCTGCTGATCGGCCTGGCCCTGTTCGGGCTGGCGTCGCTGCTGTCGGCGTACGCCCAGGACCCGGCGCAGCTGATCGCGGCCCGCGCCCTGATGGGTGTCGGTGGCGCGGCCATCATGCCGGTGACCCTGTCGATCATCTCCAACGTCTTCGATCCCCGCGAGCGGGCCCGGGCGATCGGCGTCTGGGCCGGCGCGGTCGGCCTCGCCGTGGCGATCGGCCCGGTCCTCGGCGGCGCCCTGCTGGAGCACTACTGGTGGGGCTCGGTCTTCCTGATCAACGTGCCGGTGGTGGCGCTCGGCCTGGTGCTGGTCACCGCGCTGGTGCCGGAGTCCCGCGACCCGAACCCCGGCCGGGTGGACGCGCCGGGCGTGCTGCTGTCCGTGGTCGGCCTGGTCGGCCTCACCTACGGCATCATCGACGGCGGTGAGCACGGCTTCGACCGGCTGCGGGTCTGGGTCGCCATCGTCGGCGGGCTCGCGGTGCTGGCCTGGTTCATCGTCCACGAGCTGCGTAGCGACCACCCGTCGCTGGACGTCCGGCTGTTCCGGGTGCCCCGGTTCGCCGCTCCGGTGGCGATGGTCGGGCTGGTCTTCTTCGCCGCGATGGGCGTGATGTTCTTCGGCGCGTTCTACCTCCAGCTGGTACGCGGCTACAGCCCGCTGGAGAGCGGCCTGCTCTTCCTGCCGTTCGCGGTCGCCCAGCTGATCTTCGCCCCGCGCAGCGCCGCGATGGTCCGCCGCTACGGCGGTCGGGCCGTCTCCACCGTCGGGCTGCTGCTCACCGCCGCCGCGCTCGGCGCGTTCGTCCTCATCGACGCGGACACGCCGATCTGGATCTTCTCGGCGCTGGGCTTCCTCCAGGGAGCCGGGATGGCCAACATCATGCCGCCGGCCACCGAGTCGATCATGTCGGCGCTGCCCCGGGAGAAGGCCGGCGTCGGTTCGGCCGTGAGCAACACCGTCCGCCAGGTGGCCGGCGCGCTCGGCGTGGCCGTACTCGGCTCGGTGCTCTCCGCGGTCTACCGGGACCACGTCGCGACGTCGCTCGCCGACCTGCCCGCCCCGGCCCGGGCGGCGGCCGAGGAGTCCATCTCCGGGGCGTACGCGGCGGCGGCCCAGCTCGGCCCGGTGGCGCCGAGGCTGATCGCGGCGGCCAACGACGCGTTCGTCTCGGCGATGCACTGGGCCGCGGCGGTCTCCGCGCTGGTGGCCGCGCTCGGTGTCGTCATCGTGCTCCGCTGGATGCCGGGCCGTCCGGTGCCCGCGCCGGCCGACGCCCGGCCGGCGGCCGAACCGGAGCTGGCCGGGACCGCCTAGGCTCGGCGACAATGTCTGACATGAGTTCCACCGCCGATGCTCCGCGGTCGCCCGGGCGACCGCGGAGCGTCCGCGCGGACGAGGCGATCGTGCAGGCCACCCTGGACCTGCTCGCCGAGGGCAGCACGATCGAGGCGCTGTCCATCGAGGCGATCGCGGCTCGGGCCGGGGTGGGCAAGGCCACCATCTACCGCCGCTGGTCGGGCAAGGACGCCCTGCTGCTCGACGCGCTGCACACGCTCAAGGGCACCCCGCCCCAGCCGGCGGGCCACTCCGTCCGGGACGACCTGGTGCTCCTGGTCGGCGCGATCGGGCACAACATCGACCCCCGGGCCGCGAAGATCATGCCGTGCCTGGTGCCCGAGGTGAACCGCAGCCCGGCCCACTACCGGCTCTACCAGAACATGGTCGAGCCGCGCCGGAAGCTCATGCGGCAGGTGCTCCAGCGC encodes:
- a CDS encoding cation:dicarboxylate symporter family transporter codes for the protein MDTTTTTPATDRPARRDRTRYLYLAVIVAVVAGIVVGLVAPEAGKELKPLGTGFVNLIKMMISPVIFCTIVLGVGSVRQAAKVGKVGGLALGYFLLMSTVALAIGLVVGNLIHPGSGLDLGPEVAGAGKAAAGGESGGTVDFLLGVIPTSLISALTEGEVLQTLLVALLVGFAVQALGTRGEPVLRAVGVLQRLVFKVLAMIMWVAPVGAFGAMAAVVGATGVDALTSLAQIMLGFYATCLIFVIVVLGLLLRLVARVSIFSLLRYLGREFLLILSTSSSESALPRLIAKMEHVGVSKPVVGITVPTGYSFNLDGTAIYLTMASLFVADALGKPLSVGEQVSLLVFMVIASKGAAGVTGAGLATLAGGLQSHRPDLVDGVGLIVGIDRFMSEARALTNFAGNAVATVLVGTWTGEFDRDQARAVLAGQRPFDEATMLDEDEPAEGRTEPPAPRPAALADVPA
- a CDS encoding aminotransferase class V-fold PLP-dependent enzyme; its protein translation is MELEQARKLWQPEPGWLNTASYGLPPEPAWVALQDALADWRVGRISWEVWGEAAGQARAGFARLVGVAPADVAIGSTASQLLAPVAAALPPGATVVVPEVEFTSNLFPWLVQRERGVRVRTVPPGGLVDAIDTDTDLVAFSLVQSSDGTVAPYDEIVAAARAHGALVAVDATQACGWLPFDAGRADAVVVSAYKWLMAPRGVAFAYLAPALRDRLRPDAAGWYAGQDPHGSYYGPPLRLADDARRFDISPAWFNYVGAAPALELLAEIGLPAVHAYDVALANRFLAGLGRPPGDSAIVTVEVPGAAERLARAGVRAAVRAGRVRASFHLYTTEEDVDQALDALTS
- a CDS encoding ABC transporter ATP-binding protein encodes the protein MAGQALLSARGLTRDFRGFRAVDGVDLDVAPETVHALVGPNGAGKTTLFNLLTGFLPATSGRIELAGRDITGLPPERVARLGVARSFQITSLFPQLSAREHVALALQSPSGLGWRFWRSAKLMGRYRDRADELLGMVGLAELAEAPAEALAYGRKRALELAIALALDPKVLLLDEPTAGMGLEDVDGTVDLIGRVRAGRTVVMVEHNMSVVGRLADTVTVLQTGKVLVEGPYEQVRADERVITAYLGAADAAH
- a CDS encoding ABC transporter ATP-binding protein, encoding MLRIENLSAWYGEAQVLREVSLEVAAGEVVTLVGRNGAGKSTLLRCVMGLHPGQRGTVTLDGVDLTRLPAYRRARLGLGWVPDDRGAYATLSVTENLTLPPRVGPDPWPLERVYEAFPALYARRDSAATMLSGGEQQMLALARVLRMGARLLLCDEPTEGLSPLLVRQVGDLLREAKQHGVTVLLVEQNLHFATGVADRHYLLAEGRIAEAMENSEVRSRERELLAYLGI
- a CDS encoding ABC transporter substrate-binding protein yields the protein MRRSVGVAAASAAVAALVTGCGGGGPQSGGDSKLTGDKIVLGVLNDQSGAYSELSGKNSVKAVELAIADFKAKYGDKAITKNISVETADHQNKPDVANSKAQEMYDRKGVDIILDVPTSSAALKVADVAKEKKKLYFNIGAATTDLTGKSCNKYTFHYAYDTYMLAHGTGTVTTEQIGKNWYILYPNYAFGQDMEKNFSAAIAAAGGTVVGKDGAPFPNTSGDYSSFLLKAPTLNPKPQVLGTMQAGAELVNVVKQYNEFKLRDKGVGLAVGLMTITDIHSLTPAALAGTTYTDSWYWNFDQQNREWADKFQKETGTRPSFAHAANYSAATQYLEAVQAAGTDDADTVVKSLEGKEVNDLFLRNGKIRAEDHRVIHDAYLAQVKPQAEVTEPWDYVKVLKTIPAAEAFRAPSPDCKL
- a CDS encoding branched-chain amino acid ABC transporter permease, with product MNFFLQNTFNGLVSGAFYALLALGLAVIFGMLRVVNFAHGAFYMLGAFGAYVLLSEAGVPFWAALVIMPVGLGLLGMILERAVIHRLTRLDPLYNFLLTFGLTLILQDLVKSRYGVQSSPYATPAELSGTVDFGLFTFPTYRVFILGFTVLLCVAVWWVLGRTRVGMVVRAATERPELTRAFGIDVGKWVTPVFGFGIALAGLAGVLAAPMRAVNPLMGADLIIVVFAVVVIGGLGSIFGSVAAGFGIGLIQAWGEAYLSDFPIVSQTIVFVVMAVVLLWRPAGLFGREEAPA
- a CDS encoding branched-chain amino acid ABC transporter permease, producing the protein MTNVVDTPAEAARPAPPSGLLTVARAPGWVRYALLAVGLVVALWLPNGLYPAVAVDILCWALFAVSVDLLLGFTGLMSFGHAAFWGTSAYVTGLVAIHAGLPFPAAVLAGALAAALLALPIGYLAVKRTGIYFAMVTLAFAQMVYYVANEWRSVTQGENGLQGVPRSFFGADLSDDYYFYYAVLPIVLLGLAAAWRIVHSPFGRVLVGIRDNPARARALGYPVHRYKLTAFVLSGFLAGLGGGLFAVGHRFVSLDVLHWTTSGKAVIVVVLGGIGTLWGGVLGAALVVRLEDWLSFSGFETIGLVTGGIFVLVVLLFRRGIWGTVAALALRFRRR
- a CDS encoding MFS transporter, with protein sequence MEPHQNTGHPRRWAILGVLVISLLVVVLDNTILNVALRTLADPVHGLGASQGELEWAINSYTLVFAGLLFTFGVLGDRLGRRRFLLIGLALFGLASLLSAYAQDPAQLIAARALMGVGGAAIMPVTLSIISNVFDPRERARAIGVWAGAVGLAVAIGPVLGGALLEHYWWGSVFLINVPVVALGLVLVTALVPESRDPNPGRVDAPGVLLSVVGLVGLTYGIIDGGEHGFDRLRVWVAIVGGLAVLAWFIVHELRSDHPSLDVRLFRVPRFAAPVAMVGLVFFAAMGVMFFGAFYLQLVRGYSPLESGLLFLPFAVAQLIFAPRSAAMVRRYGGRAVSTVGLLLTAAALGAFVLIDADTPIWIFSALGFLQGAGMANIMPPATESIMSALPREKAGVGSAVSNTVRQVAGALGVAVLGSVLSAVYRDHVATSLADLPAPARAAAEESISGAYAAAAQLGPVAPRLIAAANDAFVSAMHWAAAVSALVAALGVVIVLRWMPGRPVPAPADARPAAEPELAGTA
- a CDS encoding TetR/AcrR family transcriptional regulator, producing MSDMSSTADAPRSPGRPRSVRADEAIVQATLDLLAEGSTIEALSIEAIAARAGVGKATIYRRWSGKDALLLDALHTLKGTPPQPAGHSVRDDLVLLVGAIGHNIDPRAAKIMPCLVPEVNRSPAHYRLYQNMVEPRRKLMRQVLQRGVRTGELRADLDIELAMALLSGPMLMQRMLRWQPELDGRILPERIVDAVLDGLRAR